A single window of Rhodococcus jostii RHA1 DNA harbors:
- a CDS encoding molybdenum cofactor biosynthesis protein MoaE, translated as MSDILAQISDQPLDPAVVDAVVAGPEHGAVVVFTGVVRNHDGGQSVSALEYQSHPDAERFLRTVCEEVAASTGLPVAAVHRVGSLTVGDLAVVAAVAAPHRAQAFAACAELVERIKHEVPIWKRQKFADGASEWVGL; from the coding sequence ATGAGTGACATCCTCGCCCAGATCTCGGATCAGCCCCTCGATCCCGCCGTCGTCGACGCCGTCGTGGCCGGGCCCGAGCATGGCGCCGTGGTGGTGTTTACCGGCGTCGTCCGCAACCACGATGGCGGACAATCCGTTTCGGCCCTCGAGTACCAGTCGCACCCGGACGCCGAGCGCTTCCTCCGTACCGTCTGCGAGGAGGTCGCGGCGTCGACCGGACTGCCCGTGGCCGCCGTCCACCGGGTCGGGTCCCTCACCGTCGGCGACCTCGCGGTGGTCGCCGCGGTCGCCGCACCACACCGCGCCCAGGCGTTCGCCGCGTGCGCCGAACTGGTCGAACGGATCAAGCACGAGGTACCCATCTGGAAGCGGCAGAAGTTCGCCGACGGGGCCTCGGAATGGGTCGGTTTGTGA
- the moaCB gene encoding bifunctional molybdenum cofactor biosynthesis protein MoaC/MoaB has protein sequence MSDLTHLDSEGRARMVDVSAKADTTRIAVAAGQLVTTPAVIELVRADDLPKADVLATARIAGIAGAKKTSELIPLCHQLALSSVKLEFGFTGDAITIEATAKTKGPTGVEMEALTAVAVAGLTLHDMVKAVDPAATLDGVRLLTKDGGKRGHWTREQQSPETPTVTPRSAAVLVASTGGAKGTRVDTTGPVIAAWLEDRGFTTRGPLVYADADIAVGLADALSGNPALIISTGGTGVSPTDATPEATRAVLDRELPGVADAIRNRGTEVTPHASLSRGLAGVANGTVVVNLPGSPGGVKDGLSVLDPIVDHLLAQVAGGGAHDE, from the coding sequence AGCGGACACGACCCGAATTGCGGTGGCCGCCGGGCAATTGGTCACCACACCCGCGGTGATCGAACTGGTCCGCGCCGACGATCTGCCCAAGGCGGACGTTCTCGCGACGGCCAGGATCGCCGGGATCGCGGGGGCGAAGAAGACGTCCGAGCTGATTCCGCTGTGCCATCAGCTCGCGCTGTCGTCGGTGAAACTGGAGTTCGGGTTCACGGGCGACGCCATCACGATCGAGGCCACCGCGAAGACGAAGGGCCCGACGGGCGTCGAGATGGAGGCCCTCACCGCCGTGGCGGTAGCCGGGTTGACGTTGCACGACATGGTGAAAGCCGTCGACCCCGCCGCGACACTGGACGGTGTCCGATTGCTCACCAAGGACGGCGGCAAACGCGGACACTGGACGCGTGAGCAGCAGAGTCCCGAAACCCCCACGGTGACACCGCGGTCCGCGGCCGTACTGGTCGCCTCGACCGGCGGCGCCAAGGGCACACGGGTAGACACGACCGGCCCGGTGATCGCCGCGTGGCTCGAGGACCGCGGCTTCACCACCCGGGGCCCGCTGGTCTATGCGGACGCCGACATCGCCGTCGGCCTCGCCGACGCACTGTCCGGCAATCCGGCGCTGATCATCAGTACCGGCGGTACCGGCGTCTCCCCCACGGATGCCACCCCGGAGGCCACCCGTGCGGTGCTCGACCGAGAACTCCCCGGTGTGGCCGACGCCATCCGGAACCGCGGGACGGAGGTGACGCCGCACGCCTCGCTGAGCCGCGGACTCGCCGGTGTGGCGAACGGCACAGTCGTGGTGAATCTGCCCGGCTCACCGGGTGGCGTCAAGGACGGATTGTCCGTCCTCGACCCCATCGTCGACCACCTTCTCGCTCAGGTCGCAGGCGGAGGTGCGCACGATGAGTGA